In Sebaldella termitidis ATCC 33386, one DNA window encodes the following:
- the srlE gene encoding PTS glucitol/sorbitol transporter subunit IIB, translating into MEKILKVSRGSNGWGGPLYLKNEPEKKIVSMTGNFIDPVAEKIAEMLGLEVVNGFKHTPQDTEILCVIINCGGTLRCGIYPKKRVPTINVTPVGKSGPLAEFILEDIYVSDVREGNLELVSGMKENGTAEKRTKDSIEDAVVKKMESMERTEKFSFLRLIEKIGLNIGNVVTLFFQSGKEAVDIMIKTVVPFMAFISVFIAIINSTAIGTTIAKLLTPLSGSIIGLVVLALICGIPFLSPILGPGAAIAQVVGVLIGAKIGAGEISPVFALPALFAINVQVGADFLPVGMSMQEAKPETIEIGTPAVLLSRQLTGPLAVIIAYLIGLGLF; encoded by the coding sequence ATGGAAAAAATACTTAAGGTATCCAGAGGTTCCAACGGATGGGGCGGACCACTTTATCTGAAAAATGAACCCGAAAAAAAAATAGTGTCAATGACTGGAAATTTTATAGATCCTGTGGCTGAAAAAATCGCGGAAATGCTGGGATTGGAAGTAGTCAACGGTTTTAAGCACACACCTCAGGATACTGAAATACTTTGTGTAATAATAAACTGTGGAGGAACACTAAGATGCGGTATATATCCTAAAAAAAGGGTGCCTACTATTAATGTGACACCTGTAGGGAAGTCAGGGCCTTTAGCTGAATTTATACTTGAGGATATATATGTTTCAGATGTGCGTGAGGGTAATCTGGAATTGGTTTCCGGCATGAAAGAAAACGGGACGGCAGAAAAAAGAACTAAAGACAGTATAGAAGATGCTGTGGTAAAAAAAATGGAGAGTATGGAAAGAACAGAAAAGTTTTCATTTTTGAGACTTATTGAAAAAATCGGATTGAATATAGGAAATGTAGTGACATTATTTTTTCAGTCAGGGAAAGAGGCTGTGGATATAATGATAAAAACTGTTGTTCCTTTTATGGCATTTATCAGTGTGTTTATAGCAATAATAAATTCCACTGCAATAGGAACAACAATAGCAAAGCTTCTTACTCCGCTTTCAGGCTCTATTATAGGTCTTGTAGTACTGGCACTTATATGCGGTATTCCCTTTTTATCGCCTATATTAGGACCCGGAGCTGCTATTGCACAGGTAGTGGGTGTTCTTATAGGGGCTAAGATCGGTGCGGGAGAAATAAGTCCTGTATTTGCATTGCCGGCACTATTTGCAATAAATGTTCAGGTCGGTGCGGATTTTCTGCCCGTGGGAATGTCTATGCAGGAAGCTAAACCGGAAACTATAGAAATAGGAACCCCGGCAGTTCTTCTTTCACGCCAGCTGACTGGACCGCTTGCAGTTATTATAGCGTATTTAATAGGTTTAGGATTATTTTAA
- a CDS encoding ATP-binding protein, with product MSKLDYEKLGSFYLGKKYDFGKKELTNEYYLYDSKDLTTHGLCVGMTGSGKTGLCLSLIEEAAIDGIPVIAIDPKGDLGNLMLSFPDLKPEDFLPWISQEEADKKGMTLEEYAESTAELWKNGLQSWDEDGERIKLYKDSSDVVIYTPGSKSGISVTALKSFDVPAQLIMENSEALNEKIQTTVSGILSLIGIEADPLQSREHILISNILSYSWSEGKSLTLADLIRLIQQPQFSSIGVFDLESFFPQKDRMALSVKVNSILASPSFSVWLEGESLDIGKFLYTKEGKPKISIFSIAHLSDKERMFFVTMLLNELVAWMRTQQGTSSLRALFYMDEIFGYFPPVSNPPSKQPMLTLLKQARAFGLGVMLAAQNPVDIDYKGLSNIGTWFIGRLQTERDKSRMIEGLRSINSEMDKGGLEDIISGLENRTFLVSNTNGSNAEIFQTRWALNYLRGPITKPQIEILMKDKKSEISKAADSGITENINVSSAVSGSKPVLPQDVKEVFFQPQKYAGSGGKLIYKPFIYGEGKAHYVKAPDIDIWDTGSFLIPVDDEAAVFNENERLKTANYTSEADGNFVFENLPAAVLGKNTFSKLEKAFKQFLYEANPVDLFYSKDFKAYSAPEEDEGTFRGRLSHLMREKKDAEIEKIREKYSSKINTQKEKLRKLGQSIDKEKEDYKQKKMTNIVDIGATVFGAFLGKGKKVNTGRAATALRGLGRTGGAKADVERAEEEYGIQNEKLKEIEAEFQKDVDNIQNNFNADNLLVEKVSLPPRKTDITVQKFFIAWIPYSVNENGEQTRLI from the coding sequence ATGAGTAAACTGGATTATGAAAAACTGGGTTCATTTTATCTTGGAAAAAAGTATGATTTCGGGAAAAAGGAGCTTACTAATGAATATTATTTATATGATTCCAAGGATCTTACCACACACGGACTCTGTGTGGGTATGACCGGAAGCGGGAAAACGGGACTTTGTCTGTCACTGATAGAGGAAGCGGCAATAGACGGAATACCTGTTATAGCAATAGATCCCAAAGGTGATCTCGGGAATCTTATGCTGAGCTTTCCTGACCTGAAGCCGGAAGACTTTCTTCCGTGGATAAGTCAGGAGGAGGCAGATAAAAAAGGAATGACACTTGAAGAATATGCCGAATCCACTGCCGAATTATGGAAAAACGGACTTCAGAGCTGGGATGAGGACGGGGAAAGAATAAAGCTTTATAAAGACAGTTCGGATGTGGTTATTTATACTCCGGGAAGCAAGTCAGGCATCTCTGTCACAGCATTAAAATCTTTTGATGTTCCTGCACAGCTGATAATGGAAAACAGCGAGGCATTGAATGAAAAAATACAGACAACTGTATCCGGAATATTGTCACTTATAGGAATAGAGGCCGATCCGCTTCAAAGCAGAGAACACATACTTATTTCCAATATTTTGTCATATTCATGGTCAGAGGGAAAATCCCTTACACTGGCAGATCTTATACGTCTTATACAGCAGCCGCAGTTTAGCAGTATAGGTGTTTTTGATCTGGAAAGCTTCTTTCCGCAGAAGGACAGAATGGCACTTTCAGTGAAAGTAAATTCAATACTTGCCTCGCCGTCCTTTTCTGTATGGCTTGAGGGAGAAAGCCTTGATATAGGGAAATTTCTTTATACCAAAGAGGGAAAACCAAAAATTTCCATATTTTCAATAGCACATTTATCTGATAAAGAAAGAATGTTCTTTGTAACAATGCTTCTGAACGAATTGGTGGCATGGATGAGAACACAGCAGGGAACTTCCAGTCTGCGAGCACTTTTCTATATGGATGAAATATTCGGATATTTTCCTCCTGTTTCAAATCCGCCTTCAAAACAGCCTATGCTTACTTTACTGAAGCAGGCAAGAGCATTCGGACTGGGCGTTATGCTGGCAGCGCAGAATCCTGTAGACATTGATTATAAAGGGCTTTCCAATATAGGAACATGGTTTATAGGAAGGCTTCAGACTGAAAGGGATAAAAGCCGTATGATAGAGGGTCTTAGAAGCATTAATTCGGAAATGGACAAGGGCGGTCTTGAGGATATAATATCAGGGCTTGAAAACAGAACATTTCTTGTAAGCAATACAAACGGAAGCAATGCCGAGATATTTCAGACAAGATGGGCGCTGAATTATCTGAGAGGACCTATAACAAAGCCTCAGATAGAAATTTTGATGAAAGATAAAAAGTCTGAAATTTCTAAAGCAGCAGATTCTGGAATCACAGAAAATATAAATGTTTCATCAGCAGTGTCGGGAAGTAAGCCGGTTCTGCCGCAGGACGTAAAGGAAGTATTTTTTCAGCCGCAGAAATATGCAGGCAGCGGCGGAAAGCTGATATATAAACCGTTTATATACGGCGAAGGCAAGGCACATTATGTAAAAGCACCTGATATTGACATATGGGATACGGGCAGTTTTCTGATACCTGTAGATGATGAGGCAGCAGTATTTAATGAAAACGAGCGTTTGAAAACTGCTAATTACACATCAGAGGCAGACGGGAATTTTGTATTTGAAAATCTTCCGGCAGCTGTATTGGGAAAAAATACTTTTTCAAAGCTGGAGAAGGCATTTAAACAGTTTTTATATGAGGCAAATCCGGTGGATTTGTTTTACAGTAAAGATTTCAAAGCATATTCAGCTCCCGAAGAGGATGAGGGGACTTTCAGAGGAAGACTGTCACATCTGATGCGTGAAAAGAAAGACGCGGAAATAGAAAAAATAAGAGAAAAATACTCATCTAAAATTAATACCCAGAAAGAAAAATTAAGAAAATTAGGTCAAAGTATAGATAAAGAAAAAGAAGACTATAAGCAGAAAAAAATGACTAATATCGTGGATATAGGAGCTACAGTTTTCGGAGCCTTTCTCGGAAAAGGCAAAAAAGTAAATACGGGACGTGCAGCCACTGCATTAAGAGGTCTCGGAAGAACCGGGGGTGCAAAGGCCGATGTGGAGAGAGCAGAGGAAGAGTACGGCATACAAAATGAAAAATTAAAAGAGATAGAAGCAGAGTTTCAAAAGGATGTTGATAATATACAAAATAATTTTAATGCGGATAATCTTTTGGTGGAAAAAGTTTCACTGCCTCCCAGAAAAACAGATATTACAGTACAGAAATTTTTTATTGCATGGATTCCTTATTCTGTTAATGAAAACGGAGAGCAGACAAGGCTGATATAG
- a CDS encoding replication initiation protein has translation MNQKFSLLSERHYYVDISPRITSREKKLLLYVFETYKKYRKNPVKLSSEKIPAILNEEKKDLNIFLEKLSKKRVTYCLKNLYGFSSLFASVINVSESLSFYLSHEITESFNFGTKFYNYDFKSFFLFNEKSSPLFFLEILKRKKVTENEIIISISDLKNILMIENAYDRFYDFERYILKKIFYDVNLFSRFNFSYEKIKKDGRISGLKILFDDFESIQENPDINHLISLAKDHTENYKKLLELVSSALKIKDTETVKKEIIFSIESYTQNFDRFLEKVFNGKIDIYEDLNIVNYYEKEYSNFYTFQSDVIKELKNHTENRSLLEYLSLSYELYSFFYGKQSSYTKLIHNIILKILKIDSVFIVKFIYKI, from the coding sequence ATGAATCAAAAATTTTCGTTATTATCCGAAAGGCACTATTATGTAGATATCAGCCCACGAATAACTTCACGTGAAAAAAAACTTTTACTTTATGTTTTTGAAACATATAAAAAATACAGAAAGAATCCTGTAAAGCTTTCATCTGAAAAAATTCCCGCAATATTAAATGAAGAAAAAAAGGATCTGAATATTTTTCTGGAAAAACTCTCAAAAAAAAGAGTAACCTACTGCCTAAAAAATTTATACGGTTTCTCCTCTTTATTTGCCAGTGTTATTAATGTTTCAGAAAGTCTTTCCTTTTATCTTTCACATGAAATTACAGAATCCTTTAATTTTGGAACTAAATTTTATAACTATGATTTCAAATCCTTTTTTCTTTTTAATGAGAAAAGCTCACCTTTGTTCTTTCTTGAAATTTTGAAAAGAAAAAAAGTTACTGAAAATGAAATCATCATATCTATTTCAGATTTGAAAAATATATTAATGATTGAAAATGCATATGACAGGTTTTATGATTTTGAGAGATATATCTTAAAAAAAATTTTTTATGATGTGAATTTGTTTTCCAGATTTAATTTTTCCTATGAGAAGATAAAAAAGGACGGACGTATTTCCGGATTAAAGATTTTATTTGATGACTTTGAATCAATTCAGGAAAATCCTGATATTAATCATCTTATTTCCCTTGCAAAGGATCATACGGAAAATTACAAAAAGCTTCTGGAGCTTGTCAGCTCTGCCTTGAAAATAAAAGATACAGAAACAGTAAAAAAAGAGATTATTTTTTCGATCGAAAGCTATACACAAAATTTTGACAGATTTCTTGAAAAAGTTTTTAACGGAAAAATTGATATTTATGAAGATTTGAATATTGTGAATTATTATGAAAAGGAATATTCCAATTTTTATACTTTTCAGTCTGATGTAATAAAAGAACTGAAAAATCACACGGAGAACCGATCTTTACTTGAATATCTCAGTCTTTCCTATGAATTATACAGTTTTTTCTACGGGAAACAGTCTTCTTATACGAAGCTTATTCATAATATTATTCTGAAAATCCTTAAGATAGATTCTGTTTTTATTGTGAAGTTTATTTATAAGATTTAA
- a CDS encoding replication initiation protein yields the protein MEAILENIFEKNFENFIVNIDLDRNFSKNEKKFLEILYFNFDSDSLYLFFDTENLKKALNYKDDSQIPVFFEKLMSKKIRYTISENDDILYSGFFSIINSYFHGNNKTGISVSQELKMSFRENNFFSCYNFEKYIFMEEPASLKLYEYINSTAPRDFLSLSLTELKDILGLKDAYVRFFDFEKYILKKIIKDINLFSDIKIEYQRHKSSNTLINFFFTKNENSIYNTSYNLAKKIMKSLKNKIDDPKFITSLISGYIIKKGYDYVCVNASFADTVKDDGNFDYLLKKALMYDSAEFEKNKRENFVLFFEKYELYKNSLVLYNDLYKYLNKILYVTPLLEELYSLDIVTAIRNLRDNEIFEYKNSDLKIIIRYYLNKKSLVQLFFKEKLISSSV from the coding sequence ATGGAAGCAATTTTAGAAAATATTTTTGAAAAAAATTTTGAAAATTTTATTGTAAATATAGATTTAGATCGAAATTTTTCCAAAAATGAAAAGAAATTTTTGGAGATTTTGTACTTTAATTTTGATTCTGATTCATTATATTTATTTTTTGATACGGAAAATCTGAAAAAAGCGCTTAATTACAAAGATGATTCCCAAATCCCCGTATTCTTTGAGAAACTAATGTCAAAGAAGATCAGATATACTATTTCCGAAAATGATGATATTCTTTATTCAGGATTCTTTTCCATAATAAATTCATATTTTCACGGAAATAATAAAACAGGAATTTCTGTATCACAGGAATTAAAAATGTCTTTCAGGGAAAATAATTTTTTCTCCTGTTATAATTTTGAGAAATATATATTTATGGAGGAACCCGCTTCGCTGAAGTTATATGAATATATTAACTCTACTGCACCAAGAGACTTTTTATCATTATCACTGACTGAGCTGAAAGATATTCTCGGATTGAAAGATGCTTATGTCAGATTTTTTGATTTTGAAAAATACATACTAAAAAAAATAATAAAAGATATCAATCTGTTTTCTGATATAAAAATAGAATATCAGAGACACAAGTCATCTAATACCCTGATCAACTTCTTTTTTACAAAAAATGAGAACAGTATATATAATACAAGCTATAATCTTGCAAAAAAGATAATGAAGTCATTGAAAAATAAAATAGATGATCCGAAATTTATAACCAGTCTTATTTCCGGTTATATAATAAAAAAAGGGTATGATTATGTCTGTGTTAATGCATCTTTTGCCGATACCGTAAAGGATGACGGAAATTTTGATTACCTGCTGAAAAAAGCATTAATGTATGATTCCGCAGAATTTGAAAAAAATAAAAGAGAAAATTTCGTATTGTTTTTTGAAAAATATGAATTATATAAAAACTCACTGGTCTTATATAATGATCTGTACAAATATCTGAATAAAATTCTCTATGTTACACCCCTTCTTGAAGAGCTCTATTCGCTTGATATTGTTACAGCCATAAGAAATCTCCGGGATAATGAAATTTTTGAATATAAAAACTCTGATTTAAAAATTATCATCCGGTACTATCTGAATAAAAAAAGCCTTGTCCAGTTATTTTTTAAAGAAAAGCTTATAAGCTCTTCTGTTTGA
- a CDS encoding pyridoxamine 5'-phosphate oxidase family protein — MSKEIIEKAGKIIQTHTGKNAAEGSEPYCVLALIDLEGYPTASAITPAQAEGIEKISMCTGLSSNKAERVRKCNRAGICFSSLEYNITLTGTIEIITDPKVKKEMWYEGLKHHFSGPEDPEYCVLEFKTEKYNLFVDWQEITGKL; from the coding sequence ATGAGTAAAGAGATAATTGAAAAAGCCGGTAAAATCATTCAGACACATACCGGTAAAAATGCAGCCGAAGGGTCAGAACCGTATTGTGTACTTGCTCTTATTGATCTGGAGGGATACCCGACAGCTTCGGCAATAACGCCGGCACAGGCTGAAGGTATTGAAAAAATAAGCATGTGTACCGGACTTAGCAGCAATAAAGCAGAAAGAGTCAGAAAATGCAATCGTGCGGGTATATGTTTTTCCAGCCTTGAATATAACATAACTTTAACAGGGACAATAGAGATAATAACAGATCCAAAAGTAAAAAAAGAAATGTGGTATGAAGGATTAAAGCATCATTTCAGCGGACCGGAAGATCCTGAATACTGTGTTCTTGAATTTAAGACTGAAAAATATAATCTTTTTGTAGACTGGCAGGAAATAACCGGGAAATTATAA
- a CDS encoding TetR/AcrR family transcriptional regulator, which translates to MKEELKLKISELKKDNIIDHAEKLFSELGIENTTIDVIAKSAGISKRTVYTYFSSKTELYNAILYRANKDMYEYFYILIQKKEFISLKPKEKLNALWSALINFKTEKNLYFKIITMYENQKEDISTTDEYLKKSYEWGQKIHLILKEIIIELNPGFFKDKNPDEIVLILWMTSISILNTIDVKKFYLQDFFDINAEEFENTFFRYIASPLFNNK; encoded by the coding sequence ATGAAAGAAGAGCTGAAACTAAAAATAAGTGAACTGAAAAAAGATAATATCATAGATCATGCAGAGAAACTTTTCTCAGAGCTTGGTATTGAAAATACAACCATAGATGTTATAGCCAAAAGTGCCGGAATCAGCAAAAGAACTGTTTATACATATTTTTCTTCAAAAACAGAGCTTTATAATGCTATTTTGTACAGGGCTAATAAAGATATGTATGAATATTTTTATATACTTATACAAAAAAAGGAATTTATCTCACTTAAGCCCAAAGAAAAATTAAATGCACTTTGGAGTGCGTTAATTAACTTCAAAACAGAAAAAAATCTTTATTTTAAAATTATTACTATGTATGAAAATCAAAAAGAGGATATCAGTACCACTGATGAATATCTGAAAAAATCTTATGAATGGGGCCAGAAAATACATTTAATTCTAAAAGAAATCATTATCGAACTAAATCCTGGTTTTTTTAAGGATAAGAATCCTGATGAAATTGTGCTTATTTTATGGATGACTTCAATAAGCATCCTTAATACAATAGATGTGAAAAAGTTTTATCTGCAGGACTTTTTTGACATTAATGCGGAAGAATTTGAAAATACTTTTTTCAGATATATTGCTTCCCCGCTCTTTAACAACAAATAA
- a CDS encoding outer membrane beta-barrel protein, with protein sequence MKKIMLILLAVLGSAVFSDTIEIRNGGYFEGQYHTEEDTLKTKFPAMEVAVEYRKEVINNLEIGGGIAFQYQKRINGNDIDGFNSIPLYATARYAFFESGKFKSYVKADVGYSYNSGNFDDDIYYGAGLGVQYSKITWDIMYKRNNSSHNNSEYYKNKFDYDRLSLSSGFIFDF encoded by the coding sequence ATGAAAAAAATAATGCTTATACTGTTAGCCGTATTAGGAAGTGCAGTATTTTCAGACACTATCGAGATAAGAAACGGAGGGTATTTTGAAGGGCAGTATCATACTGAGGAGGATACGCTTAAAACAAAATTTCCTGCAATGGAAGTAGCAGTAGAATACAGAAAAGAAGTAATTAACAATCTTGAAATAGGCGGCGGAATCGCATTTCAATACCAAAAAAGAATTAACGGAAATGATATAGACGGATTTAACTCTATTCCTCTGTATGCTACTGCCAGATATGCTTTTTTTGAAAGCGGTAAATTTAAGAGCTATGTAAAAGCAGATGTAGGTTATTCATATAATTCCGGAAATTTTGATGATGACATATATTATGGTGCAGGACTTGGTGTCCAATATAGTAAAATCACATGGGACATCATGTACAAAAGAAATAATTCCTCGCATAATAATTCGGAATATTACAAAAATAAATTCGATTATGACAGACTTTCTCTCAGTTCAGGTTTTATTTTTGATTTTTAA
- a CDS encoding nitroreductase family protein, whose protein sequence is MKKTLILLMFLHIMQITCAKAFSQDEFLKQNPVLEKLLYYGTLAPSSHNAQMWKVRILSDNEFLIILDKERNLNYVDPDSRESLISIGAFLANIIRGSEILGLNLQYNIYNETAPDNSVVYVSFSGIETESFSDSVQKFENLLLKRKTSKEKFSKKKIPVQEINKIIAGYEDSVIYFPKDSSSYQYIRENTMKAYETQGQNQDKRNELSEWFRFSDKETEAKKDGFSAEMLGMGSLKKFFYYNFYNREKVRNIKFLNEELKLIKTQTDTADGFLLVIAKDNSVKENIRAGIILENIWLNAADADIKIQPLSQILEEEPYKNNISNDLNINGEVKMILRTGYSANNKIVKKVRRNIKDILDNTEILNTKEEKQ, encoded by the coding sequence TTGAAAAAAACTTTGATTTTATTGATGTTTTTGCACATTATGCAGATTACATGTGCAAAAGCTTTTTCACAGGATGAATTTTTAAAGCAGAATCCTGTTTTAGAAAAACTTCTTTATTATGGTACTCTGGCTCCCAGTTCTCATAATGCCCAGATGTGGAAGGTGCGAATTCTGTCTGATAACGAATTTCTTATAATTTTAGATAAGGAAAGAAACCTGAATTATGTTGATCCCGACAGCCGAGAATCTCTTATATCCATTGGTGCTTTTCTGGCTAATATTATACGCGGTTCAGAAATATTAGGGCTGAATCTGCAATATAATATCTACAATGAAACTGCTCCTGATAATTCTGTTGTATATGTTTCATTTTCAGGAATAGAAACTGAATCTTTTTCAGATTCGGTTCAAAAATTTGAAAATCTTCTCTTAAAAAGAAAAACATCCAAGGAGAAATTCTCAAAGAAAAAAATTCCTGTTCAAGAAATAAATAAAATTATTGCAGGATATGAAGACAGTGTAATTTATTTTCCCAAAGACAGTTCCTCATACCAATATATCAGGGAAAATACAATGAAAGCTTATGAAACACAGGGTCAGAATCAGGACAAAAGAAATGAACTCAGTGAGTGGTTTAGATTTTCCGATAAGGAAACTGAGGCAAAAAAAGATGGATTTAGCGCTGAAATGCTTGGCATGGGTTCATTAAAAAAATTTTTTTATTATAATTTTTATAACAGAGAAAAAGTACGGAATATAAAGTTTTTGAATGAGGAATTAAAACTTATAAAAACTCAGACAGATACTGCAGACGGCTTTTTACTTGTTATCGCAAAAGACAATTCCGTAAAGGAAAATATCCGTGCGGGAATCATTCTGGAAAACATATGGCTGAATGCTGCTGATGCAGATATAAAAATACAGCCTTTGAGTCAGATTTTGGAAGAAGAGCCATATAAAAACAATATCAGCAATGATTTGAACATAAACGGAGAAGTAAAAATGATTCTGAGAACAGGTTATTCTGCTAATAATAAAATAGTAAAAAAAGTAAGAAGAAACATAAAAGATATTTTGGATAATACCGAAATACTGAATACAAAGGAGGAAAAACAATGA
- a CDS encoding PTS glucitol/sorbitol transporter subunit IIA codes for MILYEADITSVGKFAEESCEEGYLITFINSGPEDFKDYCLCLGIKKGLTGDVKKGNLVYFDNEVFIITAVGSKAAENLRELGHLTVKFSGSDEAENPGDIAVTKARSALAVKNLKKFIIKDDF; via the coding sequence ATGATTTTATATGAGGCAGATATAACAAGTGTGGGAAAATTTGCAGAAGAGAGCTGTGAAGAGGGGTATTTAATAACTTTTATAAACAGCGGTCCCGAAGACTTTAAAGATTACTGTTTATGTCTGGGAATCAAAAAAGGTCTGACAGGTGATGTGAAAAAAGGTAATTTAGTCTATTTTGATAATGAAGTTTTTATCATAACTGCTGTGGGCAGCAAGGCTGCGGAGAACCTCAGGGAACTTGGACATTTGACTGTAAAGTTCTCAGGAAGTGATGAGGCTGAAAATCCAGGAGATATAGCAGTAACTAAAGCCAGATCAGCTCTTGCTGTAAAAAATCTAAAGAAATTTATAATAAAAGATGATTTCTAA
- the srlA gene encoding PTS glucitol/sorbitol transporter subunit IIC, producing the protein MEFITNFAQSFIALFQEAGLTLVGMVKGSVPMLIVLLTTINFIIKIIGEDKINNVARIFGKSKILTYGILPSFAWFFFSSPGALTVGRFLPEKCKPGYQDALGATAHPLTALFPHVVPSELFIWLGVAEGIKKIGLPVSGLAIRYIIAGVIVGLMRGFITEIIFVFLSKRRNIQAKTA; encoded by the coding sequence ATGGAATTTATTACTAATTTTGCACAGAGTTTTATAGCATTATTTCAGGAAGCAGGACTTACTCTCGTGGGAATGGTAAAAGGCTCTGTACCGATGCTTATAGTACTTCTTACCACAATTAATTTTATTATCAAGATTATAGGAGAAGATAAAATCAATAATGTGGCAAGAATTTTCGGTAAGTCAAAGATACTTACATATGGAATACTTCCGAGCTTTGCATGGTTCTTTTTCAGCAGTCCGGGTGCTCTTACAGTAGGGAGATTTCTTCCGGAAAAATGTAAGCCGGGATATCAGGATGCCTTAGGGGCAACAGCCCATCCGCTTACAGCCTTATTTCCCCATGTTGTTCCGTCTGAGCTTTTTATCTGGCTTGGTGTGGCAGAAGGGATAAAGAAGATCGGACTCCCTGTTTCAGGACTTGCAATAAGATATATTATAGCCGGAGTAATTGTCGGATTAATGAGAGGGTTTATTACCGAAATAATATTTGTATTTTTATCAAAGAGAAGAAATATACAGGCTAAGACTGCATAA
- a CDS encoding Gfo/Idh/MocA family protein, with protein sequence MKRIKAAVVGAGIYGSHHINAYLNNDKTELVGVCDLDPKKLDMVKKEYSINTYTDLEEMIKKEKPDIISIATPDPYHFGPAKTAIENNIDVLVEKPLATSRKECEELIKLAEAHNVKVGVDFHKRWDPASINLKLELEKEDTGKIVRGYVSMDDIIDVPVNWLPWSRNSSPAYFLGVHCYDLIRYLIEDEVTEVYAVGSKSVLSGMGIDTYDNVQAILKFSKGSTWTVENSWILPDKFPKSNDGRMFIVTEKKYLRSDSQNRGVEFFSDTKTQTPNSYFITYRNNKAFGFGIDPINDFTDSIISGEKFMANAVDGLEATKIADAVHESIITGKPVKLER encoded by the coding sequence ATGAAAAGAATAAAAGCAGCAGTGGTAGGAGCAGGTATATACGGTTCACACCATATAAACGCATATTTAAATAATGACAAAACCGAGCTTGTGGGAGTATGTGATCTTGATCCCAAAAAGCTGGATATGGTAAAAAAGGAATATAGTATAAATACTTATACTGATCTTGAGGAAATGATAAAAAAGGAAAAACCGGATATAATTTCAATTGCAACACCTGATCCTTATCATTTCGGACCGGCTAAAACCGCAATAGAAAATAATATAGATGTACTGGTGGAAAAGCCGCTGGCTACAAGCAGAAAAGAATGTGAGGAGCTGATAAAGCTTGCAGAAGCTCATAATGTAAAAGTAGGAGTAGATTTTCATAAAAGATGGGATCCGGCCTCTATAAATCTAAAACTGGAACTGGAAAAAGAAGATACAGGTAAGATAGTAAGAGGATATGTCAGTATGGATGATATTATAGACGTTCCTGTGAACTGGCTGCCGTGGTCGAGAAACAGCTCACCGGCATATTTCCTCGGTGTACACTGCTATGATTTGATAAGATACCTCATAGAAGATGAAGTAACAGAGGTCTATGCCGTAGGATCAAAAAGCGTGTTATCCGGAATGGGTATAGACACTTACGATAACGTACAGGCAATATTGAAATTCAGTAAAGGGAGTACATGGACAGTAGAAAATTCATGGATACTTCCGGATAAATTTCCAAAGTCAAATGACGGAAGAATGTTTATAGTTACCGAGAAAAAATATCTCAGAAGTGATTCGCAAAACAGAGGAGTGGAATTTTTCAGTGATACAAAAACGCAGACTCCGAATTCTTACTTTATTACATACAGAAATAACAAAGCCTTTGGATTCGGAATAGATCCTATAAATGATTTTACCGACAGCATTATCAGCGGGGAAAAATTTATGGCAAATGCTGTTGACGGACTTGAAGCCACTAAAATAGCAGATGCGGTACATGAAAGTATAATTACGGGAAAACCTGTGAAACTGGAAAGATAA